GAGCTACTGAACCAGTGAACATGGTTATTTTTTCAGAAGCAACGTCAAGGTGGTCAATAAATCGCTGCATAATCTGCTCAACTAATGGTTTTGTCGGAGCTACGATGAGAATTTTAGATTGTGGGTATTGGCGCAAACGGTGGGCAGCTAATAACACTGCAAGATTTGTTTTACCCAAGCCTGTGGGGAGAACCACAAGGGTGTTTTTCTCAACACAGGTGGCAAGAATAGTTTCTTGATACAGCCGTGGCTTGAAGTTTTTAATCATAGTTGGGTATATATAGGGTCTTTTATATACTTTATCTCGAACATGGCTCTGGTGAAAATGTAGTTTTAGCGCCTATTTCGTGAAGCTCTTCTTAGGAGATATCGAGGATTTTTCGGAGTGCCAGAGAGAAAAATCCAATCGAAATCTACTTAAAAAGCTGAACCGACGCTAAAACCTGAAAGATTTTCACCAGAGCCCTCGAACATGGCTTCATCCAAAAATGAGGTTAGCGCCAGCTACACACCAGCTGCATTAAGCAAGGTAAATATTCTTTATCTTTTTCTCTATGAACTCTAGGTGATGATAAGAATAGAGTTTTATTTCTGGTTTGAGAGTTTGATTGTGAGTGTAGGATTGTTTATAATCTCCGTTGATCTCTAATAAATTATTAAGAATAGTTATAAAATATTCTTTTTCTAATTGTTTTGAAGGTTTTATGTTGTCTTTGAGCCTGATTTTAATATTAAAATGAACTTTTTTCTTATGGTCAAAAACTGCTGCTATTTTGAAGCTCTCTGTTTTGTCCTGTAATGATTTATTTTTATTGATTGCCATTTCTATCTGCTGGGGATAGACATTTCCACCATCTAAACTTATAGTGCCGTCACTTCTCCCGACAACATAAAGGAATGGAAGCTTGAGAATATCATCTTGATGTTCACGAAGAAACGCTGCTACATGGTTTGGCTCGAATTCACGAAGTATCTCAATCATAGTATGATAGGTAATAACGCCGCCTTCATCCTGGAGATTATATTTAATTTTCGGTGAACAAATATCTAAATCTAATAACGAAATGTGATATTCTTGTTTTCCTTGTTCTTCATTTATTGTTGAGCGGATATAATGCATTGAAGGGTTATATTGAAAAATCATAGGAATTCTGTCTTGATTAAGAAATAATTTTTCCCGAAGAGCTTTATTCTTTGCTGCTAAACCACGTATCCATTTGCTCATTGTTGTTTCAAAACCTATCCCTATATCTATATCGCTAGCTCCATAAGAAGAGATGATTCTTGCGCCTGGTTTTAATTGTTGCTGAAGATATTCATCCCAGCCATAAATCACTCCTTCACCGCCAGTTAAAAGATGGATAGTAAATTGTTTCAGGTCAATTTTCTTTTTTGCTTCTTCGATCATGTTTCTTATAAAGGGAGGATAACCAGCAATAATGTATTTATATTTTGGTCCAAATGCCTGCAAGGTTTTAATAATATCATCGTTATCCTCTGCAGTGTTTTTTACTAAACCAAGATGTTCAGCTATGATGCAGAATTTTATTCCTGTTGCCCAAGCCCCAGAAGACCAAGCGCTGAGAATAATATAATTTTCTTTATCAGCATTAAATACATAATTAAATTCAAAACAGGCAGCTTTGAACACAATATCTTCTTCCCGTAATGACCTTATCCAATCGGTAGGATTGCCTGAAGTTCCTGAGCTTTCATCAATATTGCCTGTTTTAGGGATTCTTCCATATTGGCAGCGATCTTCATAACTATATTTCTTAATGTAGTTTTGCTTATTGGTTTCAGGAACCAAGGTATCAAAAAGATCCGGAATAGTTATTTGATTAAAATCTATCTTATGATGTTTGATGAATTTTTGATATGCAGGTGTTGTTTTCAAGCAGTGCTGGAATAACCTTACTGCTTTTCTTCGTGAAATAATTTCTAAAAAATCAGGATCAATGGTTCTTAAGAACCATTGACTAATATCAAAATTATTTAACATTTTATCTTCTAAGAAATCATATAACCATAATGGTATAATTTGTGCAGTAAATTTCCACATATACTTTTTTTGTTTTTAATCCTATATATACTTTACGTAAGAAAGTACGTAATAAGTTGGGTTTTAGCGCCTACTCTTGTGAAGCTCTTCTTAAATTCACCTTGGGGATTTTTCGGAGTTCCAGAGAGAAAAATCCAATGTTTAATTACAAGTGAAGCTGAACTGGCGCTAAAACCTAGTGAAGACTTATTACGTACGTAAGAAATTTTATAAATAAAGGTTCATCCCATTTACTATTGAGATGTAGTTAAAGGTTGAATGTTTATTGGCAGTAGTCTTGGATTTGAAACTTCACCATAAATATCCTTGTTTATGGAGAAAGTAACCAACATAAATTCCAATGAGATAAATAACTACAATGACACGTGCGCTGCCTAAGCCGCGAATGAAGCTTCCAACAACAAAGCCGATTAAGAATGCAAGAGCAAATAACGAAAAAATTAATCTCGGCTGATAGCGTTTCATATAAAACATTCTTCCCATTATCATCCCTGAAGCAAGGATTATAAGATAGGTAACTATAGTATTTCTTGAAACTAATGATAAGAGCAATGCTAAAATGATGATCCCTAAACTCGACCATTCCACCCATGTTTCAGAGATATTCATCCCCTTTTTGTGATGCAATAAGCCTGCCATGCTACGTCGCGCTCTTTTCAAAGGTTGCATAATACACGAGCCAAATTAATCCGCCGCCTAACAATGCAAAGATTAAGGAATAAAATTTAATGCTATATAACATGATATATGAAAATAATGTTCCAAATGTAAATACATACCATAATCGTGAGCCGTAAAACATGTGAATTCCGTCGAGATTAGGCAAGGGCAAAAATGTCCAGACAGCATAATAGAGATTGATAAAGGTTAACAAATTAAAGAAGTCTGGCATAATATGGAATAATGCTAATGTCTTGAAAAAAGTTGCAAAAACAAGGTTAGATATTGGACCAGCTGTTGCCAGTAATCCTTGAGTAATATAATTTAATCCATACCTAAAATGCCCAATTCTTTGCACTGCCATGTGTGTTAATACCATTCCCCCTGGCAAAACAATGTACCAGTTTCCTTTAGTAAGAAAAGCAAACATTACACCAATAATAAGTCCTGTTGGCCAAATCTTGTATTCGGATTTTAGTCCCATTTCCAAAGCAGCAACTTTATGACCTGCTTCGTGAACAACGACCGTAATAAACAAAATAATAACCATTTTTAGATAATTAAAACCCCAGTGTGCTGCATTAAATGTTTCACTTTTATCATTATAACCAAAAATAAATGCAAGAACAAAAATAGTAATAAATACATCTCGAACTTCTTTAATACTAAAGCGAAAATGCCTTTTAATACGATAACGAAGTTCAGTTACATTGGTTGGCATAACCTTCTTTTTGGGATTGTTTATTTATATAGTTTGTTACTTCTTGGCTCTGTCCCGAATCTCGGCTAATGCCTCGGTTTTGGTGCCGTGATTATCCCACTTGTTTATAAGAAGGAAAAAATTCCCATTGTAATTTCCTTTTTTCCCACTGATTAATTGGAAAGATAATCACCAGCATGGCACCAAAAACTTCATTCGGGACAGAGCCTCCTACTTCTTATTTAAAATCTCTAATAACCCTTCTATATGACCAGCTCCAACTATAATTAAAATCTTTTTGCCTGGGTTCTGTTTAATCAAATGAAGAATATTTCTTGCCATATACGTATTACGTTCTTCAACCAAAACACGGTAAATCTGAGGATATTTTTGTTTCATGAGTTTTGTAAGTTTTTTAATCAATGTTTGAGAAGGAACTTTTTTAAGATCAAGAGTTCTTACATCAATGCCTAGTTCTTGCTCAACTTCTTTACTCTTAAAAATTGCGCGAAAAATCTCTTTAATAAATCGCCATTTTTCTCTCCAGGTGATTGCTTTTGAAAACCGCTGCAAGGTTATTTCAATATCCTGGTCAATAAGAGCAAGATGAATATGATTTTTTCTTGCAAGAGTTACTGCTTCAAGCATTTCCCGGCCTGGAATAGCGCCAACAAGATTTCCTAATTTTTTTGAACCCCATGATCCTAACAACGCAAAAAAATATCCTTTAATCCCTACTTTAAACATGGTTCTTAACGAGAAACGATGCTTTTGCTGAGACATCAATGCAAACAAGCGTTTTTTATCCAATTCAATAGTAATAATATCAGGTTTGTTCTTAGTAATTTCTTCCTGTATCTGCTTAACACTCTCAGCTGCAATATGTGAGGTGCCTAATAGTTTTACTCGAGTAATTGGTTTGTTTATTGGTTTTTCATCCATGACTTCTGCGGCAAACCCCTTAGTATAAAAATCTTTATAAATAACTCGGTTTTTTCAACAAATATGACTAATATACAGCCATCACCAGCCACTACTGCTCCTGCTTCTCAAAATTCATCTCCCCTCTTTAATAAGATAAAAAAAATCTACGTTGAAAAGTATAAGTTGCTTTTGATTATTCCTTTTTTATTATTATTTTTTGCGTTTGCGCAACTTGGTTATCAATATACAACTACGGGAAGTTTTGTTAAAAAAGGTGTCTCAATTAGTGGTGGAGTTACTATCACCATATTAGATCAGCAAGAGCATGATTTAAGTCTGCTTCAACAACAACTTCAGACACAATATCCTTCAAAAGATATCGATATTAAAAAAATTACTGATAAAGGAAAAGATGCAGGACTTCTTATCGAAGCAAATTTGTTTTCTAACGATGATATTGAATTATTTTTGATGAGTCTTGAGTCAATACTCGGAAAAACAAGAGATACGTTCAACGTTGAGATTACTGGTCCTAGTCTCGGAAAAAGTTTTTTCAGAAGTTTATTGAAAGGATTAACTATTGCATTTATTTGTATGGGTATTGTGGTTTTTATTTATTTTAGAACCCCTGTTCCTTCATTGGCAGTTATTCTTGCTGCGGCATCAGATATGATAGTCACGCTTGCTGTAGTTAATTTGTTAGGAATGAAACTATCAACTGCCGGCATAGTTGCATTTTTGTTTTTGATTGGATTTAGTGTTGATACTGATGTTCTCTTAACTATTAGAGTTTTAAAACATAAAGAAGGAACTTATATTGACAGAATATTCTCTTCTATTAGAACAGGAATGACCATGACCTTAACAGCATTAGCAACAGCAATTGTTGCATTGCTCTTTTCAAATTCCGAAGTGATCAGCCAAATTATGACTATTTTACTCATTGGGCTTATTGCAGATATTATCTTTACCTGGATTCAGAATGTAGGGCTTTTACGGTTATACCTTGAGAGGAAAGAACATGAATAAGTTTAAGTTGCTTCTTAAAAGCCCGCGAATAGTCATTGTATTACTCTTGTTGCTTGGAGCGCTTATTCTGATTAATCCTGCACTTGATGACCAAGGAGTAGCTATAAGGTCAATAGCAAAAGATAGCTCTGCTGCTAAAGCAGGGCTTGCAAGCCCTCAGCCAGCAGATAAGCCGCGGATGCGAGATGTTATTACGACGTTTGATGGTGTCAAAATAAAAGATCTCGAGCATTTTCAACAGCTCGTTGAAAATCTTGACGTTGGACAAGTTGTCCCTCTGATTGTTAAAACTCATTTTACCTATGATACGAATAATAAAAGAAAATTTTCCTTTCGAACGCATGAAGAAGAATTTATTATTAAAGTCGAACCGCTTGTTGAGATAATTACGCTCAATGAAACTGAAGAGAAGACCTTTGAAGAACTACAAGAGGTTCAGAAAGAGATTAATGGTTCTCTAGTCAGTGTTAATGAAACAGTTAATGTAACAAAACAAGTTCCTAAAACAAAAGAGAATATTATTGGCAAAAAAGAATTAGGATTGCAAGTATATGCAAAGCCAAGGACTAATTTAAAAAAAGGGCTTGATCTCGAAGGGGGAACACGTGTTTTATTGCAACCTCAGAAACGTGTTAGTGAAGAAGACCTTAATTTAATTATTGACAACCTTAAACAACGATTAAATGTCTATGGGTTAAGTGATCTTGTCGTAAGAAGTGCTGGTGATTTTGTATCTGATACACAATATATTGTTGTTGAAATTGCCGGTGCTAATGAGCAGGAAGTTAAAGATCTTATTGGAAAACAAGGCGTCTTTGAAGCAAGAATTGGCAATGTTACTGCATTTAAAGGCGGACAAGATATTAAAAATGTTTGCCGCACCCCTGATTGCAGTTTTGCGGTAAGTCCTTATCGAGGATGCTCATCTGGTGATGGTGGTTGGGCATGCACATTTCAATTTAGCATCACATTAAGCAGAGAAGCAGCTGAACGGCAAGCAGCTGCAACAAGAAACCTTGAAGTACTTCCTGGAGGAACAGGAGGAGAGGGTGTTTTAAGCCAGAATATTGATTTTTACCTTGATAATGAATTAGTTGATAGCTTAACTATTGCAGCAGGATTAAAAGGAAATGCTGAAACTAATATTGCTATTTCTGGTCCAGGCAGTGGAAAAACTGAACTAGAAGCTAGGGCAGACAGTGCTAAAAATATGCGCAAATTACAAACAATATTGATTACCGGTAGTTTGCCGGTCAAATTAGATGTAGTGAAAACAGATAGCATCTCTCCATTACTGGGAAAAGAATTTATTAAGAACATTCTGTTTACTGGGTTTGTAGCAATACTAAGTGTAGCTGTTGTATTATGGATAAGATATCGGCAAGTTACCCTTTCGTTAACTATTTTATTTACTATGGTTAGTGAAATAATTTTAACCTTAGGTCTAGCAGCAGCTATTGGTTGGAATATTGACTTAGCAGGGATTGCAGGTATTCTTGTTGCTGTAGGAACAGGTGTCGATGACCAAATTGTAATTACTGATGAAACATTGCGCGGCAGCAAAGAACGATATTTAAGCTGGAAGGATAAATTTAAGAAAGCCTTTTTTATTGTTTTATCAGCGTATATCATCACCGTTGTGGGTATGCTGCCTCTTATTAGCGCTGGTGCTGGTTTATTGCGTGGATTTGCAATAACAACGATTTTAGCAATATCCTTTGGCGTATTCGTAACAAGGCCTGCATTTGGAGTTATTATTGAAAAATTGCTATATGATGAAGAACCATAATTATACGAGTACTTGATACTATGAGTAAAACAAGCTTAACGGCGATTATTCTTGTTATTATCTGCACGATATTTACTTCTCTTGCCCAAGTGCTGTATAAATCTGGTGCAAATAAATTGAATTTTAACGATTTCAATAGTATTGTAACTAATTATGAGATTGGCATAGGAATTATTCTTTATGGCATTGCTGCAATTTTATTGATTTATGCATTTAAATGTGGCGAGCTTTCGGTCATTTTTCCTATGATTGCAACAAGCTATATTTGGGTGTCATTATTAGCATGGTATTACTTCGATGAAGTTTTTAGCCCTTTGCGCATAATAGGAATTGTCATAATCATTTTAGGAGTAACTATGTTAGGAATAGGTGGAAAACAAAAACAGGAAGGTGATGTTGTTGCCAACTAACATATACGCTATCATAGGTGTTATTATTGCAACATTTGTTGCAGCTTATGGTTCATTATATCTTAAAAAAGGCTCAGCAACCTTCACATTATCACTGTTCAAAGCAATTAAAAATATTCCCTTATTAATAGGGGTGTTTTTCTATTTCTTTTCCAGTATTATATTCATCATATCAATCAAATATGGAGAACTATCAGTGCTCTACCCTATTGCATCATTAAATTACATTTGGTCAATATTTTTAGCAATGAAATATCTTGGCGAGAAAATGAATACCTTTAAATGGATGGGAATCTTTTTGATTATGGTCGGAGTAGTACTCATAGGTGTTTCATAAATGAAAACAATTATTATATCATTGGGTGGATCTGTTATTGTGCCTGAAGAAATCAATGTTTCTTTATTAAAAGAGTTTAGGGGATTAGTTTATGATGTAGTTGCACAAGGATTCAGAGTTGCTATTATTTGTGGTGGCGGTAGCACTAATAAAAAGTACAATCTGGCTGCAACCAAAATTACTAAGGTAGCTGATGAAGATCTCGATTGGATAGGTATTAAAGCAACTAAATTAAATGCTGAATTAGTGCGGGCAATATTTGGCAAAGATGCTTATGGTGTTATAGATAACCCTGAAGATAGTATTAAAACTGATAAACAAATTATCATTGGCGCTGGTTATGAACCTGGTTGTTCAAGTGATATGGATGCAGTACTCCTTGCTCAGAATCTTGGAGCTAAGAAAGTGATTAATATGTCAAATATTGACTATGTTTATACTAAAGATCCGCAGAAATATAAAGATGCCAAGCCTATACAAGATATTTCATGGGAACAATTTCATGCATTAATTGGTGATATATGGACTCCACGGCTTAATGCGCCTTTTGATCCTATTGCCAGCAAAAAAGCAAAAGAACTCGGATTAGAAGTTGCTATTTTAAACGGAAATAAGCTTGATAATCTCAAACAATGCATTCTTGGAAAACCTTTTACGGGAACAAGAATAAAATAAAAATAATAAAATTAAAAATTAATCCGTTCTAAATTTAACCTGGCAGTCATAATCCTTACGGTTGGTAAATG
This region of Candidatus Woesearchaeota archaeon genomic DNA includes:
- a CDS encoding GH3 auxin-responsive promoter family protein; translation: MWKFTAQIIPLWLYDFLEDKMLNNFDISQWFLRTIDPDFLEIISRRKAVRLFQHCLKTTPAYQKFIKHHKIDFNQITIPDLFDTLVPETNKQNYIKKYSYEDRCQYGRIPKTGNIDESSGTSGNPTDWIRSLREEDIVFKAACFEFNYVFNADKENYIILSAWSSGAWATGIKFCIIAEHLGLVKNTAEDNDDIIKTLQAFGPKYKYIIAGYPPFIRNMIEEAKKKIDLKQFTIHLLTGGEGVIYGWDEYLQQQLKPGARIISSYGASDIDIGIGFETTMSKWIRGLAAKNKALREKLFLNQDRIPMIFQYNPSMHYIRSTINEEQGKQEYHISLLDLDICSPKIKYNLQDEGGVITYHTMIEILREFEPNHVAAFLREHQDDILKLPFLYVVGRSDGTISLDGGNVYPQQIEMAINKNKSLQDKTESFKIAAVFDHKKKVHFNIKIRLKDNIKPSKQLEKEYFITILNNLLEINGDYKQSYTHNQTLKPEIKLYSYHHLEFIEKKIKNIYLA
- a CDS encoding M50 family metallopeptidase; amino-acid sequence: MPTNVTELRYRIKRHFRFSIKEVRDVFITIFVLAFIFGYNDKSETFNAAHWGFNYLKMVIILFITVVVHEAGHKVAALEMGLKSEYKIWPTGLIIGVMFAFLTKGNWYIVLPGGMVLTHMAVQRIGHFRYGLNYITQGLLATAGPISNLVFATFFKTLALFHIMPDFFNLLTFINLYYAVWTFLPLPNLDGIHMFYGSRLWYVFTFGTLFSYIMLYSIKFYSLIFALLGGGLIWLVYYATFEKSAT
- a CDS encoding TraB/GumN family protein, whose protein sequence is MDEKPINKPITRVKLLGTSHIAAESVKQIQEEITKNKPDIITIELDKKRLFALMSQQKHRFSLRTMFKVGIKGYFFALLGSWGSKKLGNLVGAIPGREMLEAVTLARKNHIHLALIDQDIEITLQRFSKAITWREKWRFIKEIFRAIFKSKEVEQELGIDVRTLDLKKVPSQTLIKKLTKLMKQKYPQIYRVLVEERNTYMARNILHLIKQNPGKKILIIVGAGHIEGLLEILNKK
- a CDS encoding PDZ domain-containing protein, translating into MNKFKLLLKSPRIVIVLLLLLGALILINPALDDQGVAIRSIAKDSSAAKAGLASPQPADKPRMRDVITTFDGVKIKDLEHFQQLVENLDVGQVVPLIVKTHFTYDTNNKRKFSFRTHEEEFIIKVEPLVEIITLNETEEKTFEELQEVQKEINGSLVSVNETVNVTKQVPKTKENIIGKKELGLQVYAKPRTNLKKGLDLEGGTRVLLQPQKRVSEEDLNLIIDNLKQRLNVYGLSDLVVRSAGDFVSDTQYIVVEIAGANEQEVKDLIGKQGVFEARIGNVTAFKGGQDIKNVCRTPDCSFAVSPYRGCSSGDGGWACTFQFSITLSREAAERQAAATRNLEVLPGGTGGEGVLSQNIDFYLDNELVDSLTIAAGLKGNAETNIAISGPGSGKTELEARADSAKNMRKLQTILITGSLPVKLDVVKTDSISPLLGKEFIKNILFTGFVAILSVAVVLWIRYRQVTLSLTILFTMVSEIILTLGLAAAIGWNIDLAGIAGILVAVGTGVDDQIVITDETLRGSKERYLSWKDKFKKAFFIVLSAYIITVVGMLPLISAGAGLLRGFAITTILAISFGVFVTRPAFGVIIEKLLYDEEP
- a CDS encoding EamA family transporter, with the translated sequence MSKTSLTAIILVIICTIFTSLAQVLYKSGANKLNFNDFNSIVTNYEIGIGIILYGIAAILLIYAFKCGELSVIFPMIATSYIWVSLLAWYYFDEVFSPLRIIGIVIIILGVTMLGIGGKQKQEGDVVAN
- a CDS encoding EamA family transporter; its protein translation is MPTNIYAIIGVIIATFVAAYGSLYLKKGSATFTLSLFKAIKNIPLLIGVFFYFFSSIIFIISIKYGELSVLYPIASLNYIWSIFLAMKYLGEKMNTFKWMGIFLIMVGVVLIGVS
- a CDS encoding UMP kinase, encoding MKTIIISLGGSVIVPEEINVSLLKEFRGLVYDVVAQGFRVAIICGGGSTNKKYNLAATKITKVADEDLDWIGIKATKLNAELVRAIFGKDAYGVIDNPEDSIKTDKQIIIGAGYEPGCSSDMDAVLLAQNLGAKKVINMSNIDYVYTKDPQKYKDAKPIQDISWEQFHALIGDIWTPRLNAPFDPIASKKAKELGLEVAILNGNKLDNLKQCILGKPFTGTRIK